In Pectinophora gossypiella chromosome 1, ilPecGoss1.1, whole genome shotgun sequence, one genomic interval encodes:
- the LOC126369023 gene encoding leucine-rich repeat and immunoglobulin-like domain-containing nogo receptor-interacting protein 1: MSHQWWSAATLVAVLVLQSTRAQQCPWAGPPGLQTACVCAFNLARDLSVQCDQVDFPALIAALNGSARNIEIDLLYINNSTIPALTDNMFASLKIHNLQISGCKIRKVEDDAFRGQGPYLKNLNLQDNELNEVPVKALKILVNLSLLDISKNRITNIENHSFITLRKLTTLKISDNNVTLAEHALSGLENSLKNLNLKGTKQKTVPQCIKNLRSLAFLDLSQNSIRELPGPEGSSTFEGLNSLTALNLERNLLVHLREDAFAGVKHSLSSLSLLNNLLPEFPTAAIGTLTELKVLDIGFNLLNKLPIDALLKNPLITLLALDGNPLPTVPEEAFVHLNHTLRGLSLGGRFLNCDCRLRWIIEWIRSGELQVTSRERNPQFCGHPSHFRERGFYSFEPNELVCEQEVATTPGVPPTSPPKEVWRTHPTTTTTTTARATIESSPSTLSSHVTTPSSEAPKTVAVPETTTSTARPNRVPSVRPAAPTWRHAPHQRPPLVMNFPQKPKVDDTNEVIVKNAYRQDNSVIIQWDSDVANILGFRVVYRLFGDKSFKQGPPLEASEREFKIKNVPSQECIVVCVISLEEVHVSPESVPYSQCREVRTVSAAASNMDKITIAASAAICGTIVVAVLVFAAASRRRARTVHRLHSQLPDKLPAPCCGGLAATPSPSGPLSSLATLGAFGKQREWDQVSAYSARSIPRARTYTEPAPPDPLPGRPGRARSLADGQSQHSYSHSGRYGAPGYPGSLLGSRADLRQSRQSLGAASERASRLSLSGAAGGATGGTAGSRRRPRSRSRPASRYSVGSLGLGYCDTSDNWTDHDMDIYMARNPTTRGGLVPL, translated from the exons AGTCACCAGTGGTGGTCAGCGGCGACGCTGGTGGCAGTACTAGTACTGCAGAGTACGCGAGCACAACAGTGTCCGTGGGCGGGACCGCCTGGCCTGCAGACGGCGTGCGTCTGCGCCTTCAACCTCGCGAGAGACCTCTCCGTACAGTGCGACCAG GTGGATTTCCCGGCGCTGATCGCAGCATTAAACGGAAGCGCCAGGAACATTGAGATTGACCTGCTGTACATCAACAACTCCACCATCCCCGCGCTGACTGACAACATGTTCGCGAGCCTCAAGATACACAACCTGCAGATATCCGGCTGCAAGATCAGGAAAGTAGAAGACGACGCCTTCAGGGGTCAAGGCCCATACCTTAAGAACTTGAACCTGCAAGACAACGAACTTAACGAAGTGCCCGTAAAAGCACTAAAAATTTTGGTTAATCTATCGCTACTAGACATATCTAAAAACCGAATAACTAATATAGAAAATCACTCGTTTATCACCCTACGCAAGTTGACGACTTTAAAGATATCGGATAACAATGTGACTCTAGCTGAACACGCCCTATCCGGCTTGGAAAATTCACtgaaaaacctaaaccttaAAGGCACGAAACAAAAGACCGTTCCACAATGTATCAAGAACCTTCGCAGTCTAGCTTTCTTAGATCTGTCACAAAATAGTATAAGAGAACTGCCCGGTCCCGAAGGCAGCAGCACATTTGAAGGACTAAACTCATTAACAGCTCTTAATCTTGAGAGGAACTTGTTGGTGCATCTCAGAGAAGACGCTTTTGCAGGAGTAAAACATTCATTGAGTTCCTTAAGCCTCTTGAACAACCTTTTGCCCGAATTCCCAACGGCTGCAATTGGTACTCTGACGGAATTGAAAGTTTTGGATATTGGATTCAATTTGTTGAACAAACTGCCAATAGATGCTTTGTTGAAAAATCCGTTAATCACGTTATTAGCACTGGATGGTAACCCGTTACCGACCGTGCCAGAAGAAGCATTCGTTCACTTGAATCACACTCTCCGAGGACTGAGCTTAGGCGGCCGGTTCCTGAACTGCGACTGTCGTCTGCGCTGGATCATCGAATGGATCCGCAGCGGAGAACTACAAGTGACATCTCGCGAGAGGAACCCACAATTCTGTGGTCACCCTTCACATTTTCGTGAACGTGGATTTTACAGCTTTGAACCAAATGAGCTTGTATGTGAACAAGAAGTTGCAACAACGCCAGGAGTGCCCCCCACATCTCCACCAAAAGAAGTCTGGAGAACACACCCGACTACAACAACCACAACCACCGCAAGAGCGACAATTGAGAGTTCGCCGTCAACGTTATCTAGCCACGTAACAACTCCAAGTAGTGAGGCTCCAAAAACTGTAGCAGTTCCGGAGACGACCACGAGTACAGCGCGACCTAATCGCGTACCGTCAGTGCGTCCCGCGGCACCAACATGGCGACACGCGCCGCATCAACGGCCACCACTTGTCATGAATTTCCCACAGAAACCCAAGGTGGACGACACGAACGAAGTGATCGTTAAAAATGCCTACAGGCAAGATAACTCTGTAATAATACAATGGGACTCTGATGTAGCAAACATACTCGGTTTCCGTGTCGTGTACCGGCTCTTCGGCGATAAAAGCTTCAAACAAGGACCGCCCCTGGAAGCTAGCGAAAgggaattcaaaataaaaaatgtcccttCCCAG GAATGTATCGTGGTCTGCGTGATCTCCTTGGAGGAGGTGCACGTGAGTCCAGAGTCGGTGCCGTACTCGCAGTGCCGCGAGGTGCGCACGGTGTCGGCGGCGGCGTCCAACATGGACAAGATCACGATCGCGGCAAGCGCGGCCATCTGCGGCACCATCGTGGTGGCCGTGCTGGTGTTCGCGGCCGCATCCCGACGCCGCGCTCGCACCGTACACCGCCTGCACTCGCAGCTGCCCGACAAGCTGCCGGCTCCCTGCTGCGGCGGGTTGGCCGCCACGCCCAGCCCCAGCGGCCCGCTGTCCTCCCTCGCCACGCTCGGCGCGTTCGGAAAGCAGCGTGAGTGGGATCAAGTGTCGGCCTATAGCGCACGTTCGATCCCGCGAGCACGAACCTATACCGAACCGGCTCCTCCGGATCCTCTGCCGGGCCGGCCGGGCCGCGCGCGCTCCCTGGCCGACGGACAATCGCAACATAGCTATTCGCATTCCGGCCGCTACGGAGCGCCCGGCTATCCGGGCAGCCTTCTCGGATCTAGAGCCG ATCTCCGGCAGTCCCGCCAGTCGCTGGGCGCGGCGTCGGAGCGCGCGTCCCGGCTGTCGCtgagcggcgcggcgggcggcgccacGGGCGGCACGGCGGGCTCGCGGCGCCGGCCGCGCTCGCGCTCGCGCCCCGCCAGCCGGTACAGCGTGGGCTCGCTCGGGCTCGGCTACTGCGACACCTCGGACAACTGGACCGACCACGATATGGACATCTACATGGCCCGGAACCCCACGACGCGAGGAGGGTTGGTCCCGTTatag